In a single window of the Dreissena polymorpha isolate Duluth1 chromosome 3, UMN_Dpol_1.0, whole genome shotgun sequence genome:
- the LOC127872593 gene encoding uncharacterized protein LOC127872593, with protein MEGRFGAKELTETSRVKFQQAMQNAEESLEDWADRVLTLATPAFRNLPEKHCMQEAISKFCQGCVDREAGKHACFERLSAMQEAVDLVRHHQYVTQAVDGNRKSKYAVNAVSGEDDRLTRLEKMVERLTSTVQSFLQRRTFSQPRSPGSPLLCSRCGEEGHFNRDCTKPQKTTTKNLGKSGDGRSPIYSNGQMASANPDRPKK; from the coding sequence ATGGAAGGTCGATTTGGTGCCAAAGAGCTGACGGAAACCAGTAGAGTGAAGTTCCAGCAGGCAATGCAGAATGCAGAAGAGTCCCTGGAGGATTGGGCTGATAGGGTGTTGACCTTGGCAACTCCTGCTTTCCGAAACCTGCCAGAAAAGCACTGCATGCAGGAGGCAATTTCTAAGTTTTGCCAGGGATGTGTCGACAGGGAGGCAGGAAAACATGCTTGCTTTGAGCGTCTCAGTGCGATGCAGGAGGCAGTGGACTTAGTAAGGCATCATCAATATGTCACACAAGCTGTAGATGGCAACCGAAAATCAAAGTACGCTGTGAATGCTGTGTCGGGTGAGGATGACAGGTTGACGCGCCTGGAAAAGATGGTTGAGCGGTTAACCTCAACCGTACAGTCCTTTTTACAGCGGAGGACATTTTCACAGCCACGTTCACCAGGGTCGCCCCTTTTGTGCTCAAGATGTGGCGAGGAAGGCCATTTCAATAGGGATTGTACCAAGCCTCAAAAAACTACCACAAAGAACTTGGGAAAATCCGGAGATGGCAGGAGTCCTATATACTCCAACGGGCAGATGGCATCGGCCAATCCAGACCGCCCAAAGAAGTAA